Proteins co-encoded in one Candidatus Bathyarchaeota archaeon genomic window:
- a CDS encoding arsenate reductase ArsC yields MSPKVLFVCVENACRSQMAEGLFNKLAPKGWRALSAGTMPATQVNPNAIKVMKEIGIDISRRKPKLLQYKMIQAADQVITMGCLVKDVCPAVFVDKVEDWNIEDPAGKPIEKFREVRDEIRKKVEELIQRIKQSDENEVKSDQC; encoded by the coding sequence TTGAGCCCAAAAGTATTGTTCGTTTGCGTTGAGAATGCCTGCAGAAGTCAAATGGCAGAAGGCCTATTCAATAAGCTCGCTCCAAAAGGTTGGAGAGCCTTAAGCGCCGGAACAATGCCTGCAACTCAGGTAAACCCGAACGCGATTAAAGTCATGAAAGAGATCGGTATAGACATTAGCAGAAGGAAACCTAAACTACTTCAATATAAGATGATTCAAGCGGCAGATCAGGTCATCACGATGGGTTGCCTAGTTAAGGATGTTTGCCCCGCGGTCTTTGTAGACAAAGTTGAAGATTGGAACATAGAGGATCCAGCTGGAAAACCTATCGAAAAATTTAGAGAGGTTAGGGATGAAATCAGAAAGAAAGTTGAAGAACTAATTCAACGGATTAAGCAATCTGATGAAAATGAGGTTAAATCTGACCAATGTTAA
- a CDS encoding orotidine 5'-phosphate decarboxylase, with protein MRSFRDEISKSTKRKKSNIVLALDLVEVNRNRLISKTMEILEETAPHICAVKLNRQLVLPLGLYGGADKIVNRIHDLGLPVIMDCKINDVGHTNVMIATHYFDAGFDAVTASPFVGWEDGLQPVFKVAQERGKGVILLVYMSHRGANEGYGQMVYISKGNRLSPQYEVFAMKAKLWKADGAIVGATYPEKIKAVHKILKKEVPIYSPGVGSQGGDIKAAISAGATYLIIGRSIINAESPAETAKELKEIAWNFVST; from the coding sequence GTGCGGTCGTTTCGAGATGAAATAAGTAAATCCACAAAACGGAAAAAGTCAAACATAGTGCTAGCATTGGACTTGGTCGAGGTAAACCGGAATCGCCTCATTTCTAAAACCATGGAAATACTTGAAGAAACGGCACCGCATATTTGCGCGGTTAAATTAAATCGGCAACTTGTACTTCCACTGGGCCTGTACGGTGGTGCCGATAAAATCGTAAACCGTATTCATGACCTTGGATTACCAGTAATCATGGACTGCAAAATCAACGATGTAGGCCATACAAACGTCATGATTGCCACACATTATTTCGACGCTGGATTTGACGCTGTAACGGCAAGTCCATTCGTCGGCTGGGAGGATGGTCTCCAACCAGTATTTAAAGTAGCTCAAGAAAGAGGCAAAGGCGTGATTCTATTAGTCTACATGAGTCATCGTGGAGCCAATGAAGGATACGGGCAGATGGTATACATTTCTAAAGGGAATCGCCTTAGCCCACAATATGAAGTCTTTGCTATGAAGGCGAAACTTTGGAAAGCCGATGGAGCTATCGTAGGAGCAACGTATCCCGAGAAAATTAAAGCAGTTCATAAAATCCTCAAAAAGGAAGTTCCAATTTATTCCCCGGGTGTTGGATCACAAGGTGGTGACATTAAAGCAGCCATTTCCGCTGGTGCCACTTATTTAATCATCGGTAGATCGATTATTAACGCAGAAAGCCCCGCTGAAACCGCTAAAGAACTCAAGGAAATTGCATGGAACTTTGTTTCCACCTAA
- a CDS encoding nucleotidyltransferase domain-containing protein: MRSRFLGSWAKGTNDEESDVDLWIKVRNHVDEVKIARIMAELTKELGREVNILVLDSERVKGLKEEDPIFYYSLVFGSFTLWGENVEA, encoded by the coding sequence ATTAGGAGTAGGTTTCTAGGGAGTTGGGCGAAGGGGACGAATGATGAGGAAAGCGACGTTGACTTATGGATTAAGGTTCGAAATCACGTTGATGAAGTTAAAATTGCACGAATTATGGCAGAACTAACCAAGGAATTGGGAAGAGAGGTAAATATACTGGTGTTGGACTCTGAGAGGGTTAAAGGGTTAAAAGAAGAGGATCCAATTTTCTATTATTCGCTTGTTTTCGGTTCATTTACATTATGGGGCGAAAATGTTGAGGCTTAG
- a CDS encoding permease has translation MAGRKVTYGIIILILAVVSIFDILYYGGKLTNAGVVALADYISAHVATCLIPAFFISGAIAALISKESVLRYFGADTKKVLAYSVAAVSGAILAVCSCTILPLFTGIRKKGAGLGPAITFLFSGPAINVLAIFYSAQLLGWDLGLARAIMSVAMSIWIGLIMAFLFKKSEGMEVSRRTTVKPTQKANPESRLSLRSIRNPLFLILLVLILIIGTAQFLSFLTKIIGILVLIVGVLLSLKLWFTRSEIVVWLRETLNITELIFPILLVGVYVAGWLTVLVPQQTVSQYLGGNSFSANLTASLIGAIMYFATLTEVPIVKSLMILGMGKGPALALLLAGPSLSLPTMIVIARILGLKKTACYVTLVVLIATSAGLLFGLIQ, from the coding sequence ATGGCTGGTCGAAAAGTAACCTATGGAATAATTATTCTTATTCTGGCAGTGGTGTCAATTTTTGATATTTTATACTATGGCGGTAAATTGACCAACGCAGGGGTAGTTGCTTTAGCTGATTATATTTCTGCACATGTGGCTACATGCTTAATTCCAGCGTTCTTCATATCAGGCGCCATAGCCGCGTTGATTTCGAAAGAGTCTGTTTTGAGATATTTTGGGGCAGACACAAAGAAAGTTTTGGCGTATTCTGTAGCAGCGGTTTCAGGGGCAATCCTAGCGGTTTGCTCATGCACTATTCTGCCATTATTTACTGGGATAAGAAAAAAGGGAGCTGGGCTCGGACCAGCTATCACGTTTCTTTTTTCTGGACCAGCCATTAATGTACTCGCTATTTTCTACTCGGCGCAACTACTCGGTTGGGACTTAGGTTTGGCCAGAGCAATCATGTCGGTTGCTATGTCCATATGGATAGGCCTTATTATGGCTTTTTTATTCAAAAAAAGCGAGGGAATGGAGGTTTCAAGGCGCACCACGGTAAAGCCAACTCAGAAAGCAAACCCAGAAAGCAGATTATCTCTGAGATCGATTAGAAATCCACTTTTTCTAATTCTTTTGGTTCTTATTTTAATAATTGGAACAGCTCAGTTTCTTTCATTTTTAACTAAAATCATCGGAATTCTTGTTCTTATAGTGGGCGTTTTATTGTCGCTGAAGTTGTGGTTCACTCGTTCAGAAATAGTAGTTTGGCTTCGGGAGACTTTGAACATAACAGAGCTCATATTTCCGATACTTCTAGTCGGAGTTTATGTAGCTGGCTGGTTAACCGTGCTTGTCCCACAGCAGACTGTAAGTCAATACCTTGGTGGTAACTCCTTCTCCGCCAATCTTACAGCCTCTTTGATTGGAGCGATTATGTATTTTGCCACTCTTACGGAAGTGCCTATTGTCAAGTCATTGATGATTCTTGGCATGGGTAAGGGTCCGGCGCTTGCCCTTCTACTAGCTGGGCCTTCTCTTAGCTTGCCAACCATGATAGTCATAGCTAGGATCTTAGGTCTTAAGAAAACCGCTTGCTATGTAACCTTGGTGGTTCTCATAGCCACTTCAGCCGGACTTCTATTTGGGCTAATTCAATAA
- a CDS encoding DsrE family protein encodes MVINVPKSIIVMISKAPYGHETVHGGLYTAIACLNEATRVIVVLINDGVYSALKGQLPEKTLGYPSVEDLLYALFPDGKVVADASSLMERSIQKEELVETVEVISEDRLLNMILEAGEVILTY; translated from the coding sequence TTGGTGATTAACGTGCCCAAGTCTATTATAGTGATGATATCGAAGGCGCCGTATGGGCATGAGACTGTTCATGGTGGGCTCTATACCGCCATCGCATGTTTAAATGAAGCCACACGCGTTATTGTGGTTCTAATCAATGATGGGGTTTACTCAGCCTTAAAGGGTCAACTTCCTGAGAAAACCCTTGGTTATCCCAGTGTTGAAGACCTTCTCTATGCATTGTTTCCAGACGGCAAGGTCGTCGCAGATGCATCCTCGCTAATGGAGAGAAGTATTCAGAAGGAAGAGCTTGTGGAAACGGTTGAAGTTATTTCCGAGGACAGATTATTAAACATGATTTTAGAAGCTGGAGAAGTGATCCTGACTTATTAA
- a CDS encoding thioredoxin family protein: protein MSNKQLIVEVIGVDPPCPRCKATYEVVQRVISRLDIRAEVIKRNIMSDEVIDKYGILISPAVAVNGLIKIKGKVPSEKEVEDAVKASL, encoded by the coding sequence ATGTCAAATAAACAATTAATAGTCGAAGTAATCGGCGTAGATCCTCCCTGTCCAAGATGCAAGGCAACGTACGAAGTTGTTCAAAGAGTTATATCGAGGCTGGATATCAGGGCCGAAGTGATTAAGCGGAACATCATGTCGGATGAAGTCATTGATAAATATGGAATATTGATCTCACCTGCCGTAGCAGTTAACGGACTTATTAAGATCAAGGGCAAGGTTCCATCGGAGAAAGAGGTTGAGGACGCGGTAAAAGCTTCTCTTTGA
- a CDS encoding winged helix-turn-helix transcriptional regulator yields MQLKELTEKTVDERTAERESELFKALADPTRGKILALLGVRKMCVCEIMVALDLTQPTASHHLGILERVGLIKDERVGKWIFYSIANPELTKLIQKIKSLIVT; encoded by the coding sequence ATGCAGCTGAAGGAGCTTACTGAGAAAACTGTGGACGAACGAACAGCTGAACGAGAAAGCGAGTTATTCAAAGCCTTAGCGGATCCAACTCGCGGGAAAATTCTTGCTCTCTTGGGCGTTCGGAAAATGTGCGTTTGTGAGATAATGGTGGCACTAGACCTAACTCAGCCTACCGCGTCCCATCATCTCGGTATTCTCGAACGCGTGGGTCTTATAAAAGACGAGAGAGTGGGAAAATGGATCTTCTACAGTATTGCAAACCCAGAACTTACAAAACTCATACAAAAAATTAAGTCCCTTATTGTTACCTAA
- a CDS encoding ArsR family transcriptional regulator — protein MNLNEIFQLRKSQDFICNTRETKGPIHVRALASQLNLSVGLVSQYLVVLSKAGIVSKLGRSSRVSMDNSVTRTIKLFLNVSELDVSIVKAEGGDNLLGVGF, from the coding sequence ATGAACCTCAATGAAATTTTTCAGCTCAGAAAGAGTCAAGATTTTATATGCAATACTCGCGAAACCAAAGGTCCTATCCATGTAAGGGCACTTGCTTCTCAGCTGAATTTAAGCGTCGGACTCGTATCTCAATATCTTGTTGTGTTATCTAAAGCTGGTATCGTTTCTAAACTAGGGAGAAGCTCTCGAGTAAGTATGGATAACTCAGTTACGAGGACTATCAAACTTTTCTTAAACGTTTCTGAACTGGATGTGAGCATCGTAAAAGCTGAAGGCGGAGATAACTTATTAGGAGTAGGTTTCTAG
- a CDS encoding helix-turn-helix domain-containing protein, whose amino-acid sequence MRKWRELFNVSQVKLAEEMGISPSVISDYESGRRKSPGTQFVRRFVETLISIDEAVGGHLLHELSRIAGIPTEAILDVREFPVPVSAQKICDTIQGTILACPHLLNRNIYGYTVLDSPKAIVTLSGMDFMQIFGTTTERVLIFTNVTRGRSPMVAVRVTPLKPRMIVLHGPKEVDSLGVKLAEIEQIPLVLSNMKTTNDLIAALKELYQSMISK is encoded by the coding sequence ATGCGGAAATGGCGGGAATTATTTAATGTATCACAGGTGAAGCTTGCTGAAGAAATGGGGATCTCCCCATCGGTGATTAGTGATTACGAAAGCGGGAGAAGAAAATCTCCTGGAACTCAGTTTGTAAGAAGATTTGTTGAGACGTTAATTTCCATTGATGAAGCGGTAGGGGGGCATCTTCTTCACGAACTCTCTCGAATTGCGGGAATACCAACGGAAGCTATCTTGGATGTCCGCGAATTTCCAGTTCCGGTTTCAGCTCAGAAAATCTGTGATACCATTCAAGGCACCATACTTGCTTGTCCACACCTACTTAACCGGAATATATACGGATACACGGTTTTAGATAGTCCAAAAGCGATTGTTACATTATCCGGGATGGATTTTATGCAAATCTTCGGAACTACAACTGAAAGAGTTTTGATCTTTACCAATGTGACACGAGGACGCTCGCCAATGGTTGCAGTCAGGGTTACACCATTAAAACCTAGAATGATTGTTCTCCATGGCCCAAAGGAAGTTGATTCATTAGGCGTCAAGTTAGCAGAGATCGAGCAAATTCCATTAGTTCTCTCAAACATGAAAACAACAAATGACTTGATTGCGGCTCTAAAAGAGCTATATCAATCAATGATCTCCAAGTAG
- a CDS encoding DUF763 domain-containing protein → MRKTGIAELPLHYGRAPLWLVTRMKKLANEIVTIIVDEYGRDELLWRLSNPVWFQALGCVLGYDWHSSGVTTVVTGVLKSVIKPEEHGLAVAGGKGKISLQTPIEIGKIGDTFNLSTQQIRSLIYASRMSAKVDNSAIQAGYPLYHHAFFVAENGRWVVIQQGMNTEDKTARRYHWFSDHVKSFVNEPHDAIVGDLVKPNVLNMTARDSEECRKISTDLVKDGFEKVKRNFTSLRPTHQRTLREWMCGETVGKDYAVHVLSMPRNINWEALKEAYEIQPRNYEELLSIRGIGPATVRGLALVSEIIYGAPPSWKDPVRYSFCVGGKDGVPFPVNKLSYDKIIEALRDAVNKAKVGDRDRLNALRRLSNFWQT, encoded by the coding sequence CTGCGAAAGACTGGCATAGCTGAACTTCCACTCCACTATGGTCGAGCACCCTTATGGCTAGTTACCCGAATGAAAAAATTAGCGAACGAAATAGTTACAATTATCGTCGATGAGTACGGGCGCGATGAACTGTTATGGAGGCTTTCTAACCCGGTTTGGTTTCAAGCCCTGGGATGCGTTTTAGGTTATGATTGGCACTCGTCGGGGGTTACAACTGTCGTTACCGGTGTACTAAAATCAGTAATAAAACCTGAGGAACATGGACTTGCAGTGGCTGGCGGGAAAGGAAAAATTTCTTTGCAGACACCCATAGAAATTGGAAAAATAGGAGACACGTTTAATCTCTCCACCCAACAAATTCGTTCATTAATATACGCCAGTCGAATGAGCGCTAAAGTTGATAATTCGGCTATCCAAGCAGGTTACCCGCTTTATCACCACGCATTTTTTGTAGCTGAAAATGGCAGATGGGTTGTAATTCAGCAGGGAATGAATACCGAGGATAAAACTGCAAGGCGCTACCATTGGTTTTCGGATCACGTTAAAAGCTTTGTAAATGAACCGCATGATGCCATAGTAGGTGATTTAGTCAAGCCAAATGTTCTTAACATGACTGCAAGGGATAGCGAAGAGTGCCGAAAAATATCGACGGACCTCGTTAAAGATGGATTTGAAAAAGTTAAAAGAAACTTTACATCTTTGCGACCTACGCATCAAAGGACCCTAAGAGAATGGATGTGTGGTGAAACTGTAGGAAAGGATTATGCGGTTCACGTTCTCTCTATGCCTCGAAATATTAATTGGGAAGCCTTAAAGGAAGCCTATGAAATTCAACCCAGAAATTATGAAGAATTATTGAGTATAAGGGGAATTGGTCCAGCTACGGTCAGGGGACTCGCACTAGTCTCGGAAATCATCTATGGAGCGCCTCCTAGTTGGAAGGATCCGGTAAGATACTCATTTTGCGTAGGAGGCAAGGATGGTGTTCCATTCCCAGTTAATAAATTAAGTTATGATAAAATTATTGAGGCCTTGAGAGATGCGGTAAATAAAGCCAAAGTAGGGGACAGAGATCGACTTAACGCTCTCAGAAGACTTTCAAACTTTTGGCAGACTTAA